A portion of the Echeneis naucrates chromosome 5, fEcheNa1.1, whole genome shotgun sequence genome contains these proteins:
- the LOC115043074 gene encoding tripartite motif-containing protein 16-like → MEQKGVQLDQETFSCSICLDLLKDPVATSCGHSYCMNCIKSHWDGEDEKKIYSCPQCREAFIPRPVLMKNTMLAVLVEQLKKTGLQAAPADHCYAGPEDVACDVCTGRKLKAVKSCLMCLASYCDKHLQPHYESAPLKKHKLVEPSEKLQENICSRHDEVMKMFCRTDQQCICYLCSVEEHKGHNTVSAAAERTERQRELELSRQQIQQRIQDRDKDVKLLQQEVEAINGSADKAVEDAEKIFTQLIRLMERRRSDVKQQIRSQQETELSRVKELQEKLEQEITELKRKDAELKLLSHTEDHTQFLHNYPSVSALSEATDSSSINIRPLRYFEDVTAAVSELRDQLQDVLTQKWTNVSLTVTEVDVLLSEPEPKTRTQFLRYSQEITLDPNTADRRLLLSEGNRKVTVMRKDQSYSDHPDRFTDWWQVLSRESLTGRCYWEVERRGEGRVYVAVTYKNISRAGSSDECLFGHNSNSWALECYQNSFTFWSNNIQTAVSGPPSSRVGVYLDHRAGILSFYSVSETMTLLHRVQTTFSQPLHAGFRIYWSGATAEFCKVK, encoded by the coding sequence atggagcagaaaggagttcagctggaccaggaaaccttctcctgttccatctgtctggatctactgaaggatccggtgGCGACttcctgtggacacagctactgtatgaactgtattaaatcccactgggacggagaggatgagaagaaaatctacagctgccctcagtgtagggaggccttcataccgaggcctgttctaatgaaaaacaccatgttagcagttttagtggagcagctgaagaagactggactccaagctgctcctgctgatcactgctatgctggacctgaagatgtggcctgtgatgtctgcaccgggagaaaactgaaagctgtcaagtcctgtttaatgtgtttggcctcttactgtgacaaacacctgcagcctcattatgaatcagctccactgaagaaacacaagctggtggagccctctgagaagctccaggagaacatctgctctcgtcatgatgaggtgatgaagatgttctgccgtactgatcagcagtgtatctgttatctctgctctgtggaggaacataaaggccacaacacagtctcagctgcagcagaaaggactgagaggcagagagagctggagctgagtcgacaacaaatccagcagagaatccaggacagagacaaagatgtgaagctgcttcaacaggaggtggaggccatcaacggctctgctgataaagcagtggaggacgctgagaagatcttcactcagctgatccgtctcatggagagaagaaggtctgatgtgaagcagcagatcagatcacagcaggaaactgaattgagtcgagtcaaagagcttcaggagaagctggagcaggagatcactgagctgaagaggaaagacgctgagctgaagctgctctcacacacagaggatcacacccagtttctacacaactacccctcagtgtcagctctcagtgaagctacagactcatccagcatcaacatccgtcctctgagatactttgaggatgtgacagcagctgtgtcagagctcagagatcagctacaggacgttctgacacagaaatggacaaatgtCTCAttgacagtgactgaagtggatgttttactgtcagaaccagaaccaaagaccagaactcagttcttaagatattcacaagaaatcactctggatccaaacacagcagacagacgtctgttattatctgaaggaaacagaaaagttacagTAATGAGGAAAGATCAGTcttattctgatcatccagacagattcactgACTGGTGgcaggtcctgagcagagagagtctgactggacgttgttactgggaggtggagaggagaggagaaggaagagttTATGTAGCAGTCacatacaagaatatcagcagagcagggagctCTGATGAATGTCTGTTTGGACATAATAGCAATTCTTGGGCTTTAGAGTGTTaccaaaacagttttacattctggtccaacaacatccagactgcagtctcaggtcctccgtcctccagagtcggagtgtacctggatcacagagcaggtattctgtccttctacagcgtctctgaaaccatgactctcctccacagagtccagaccacattcagtCAGCCTCTACATGCTGGATTCAGAATTTACTGGTCTGGAGCTACAGCTGAGTTTTGTAAAGTGAAATAG